The region TATAGCGGGCGATGACGTCCCCGATGGAGTAATTGCGGACGTGCCCCATGTGGATCCTGCCGGAGGGGTACGGGAACATTTCCAGGCAATAGTATTTGGGCTTGGAGCCGCCTTCGGAGGCGCGGAAGGTCTTTTGATCCTCCCAGACCTTTTGCCACTTCGGTTCGACGGATTGGGGATCGTAGGGTTCTTTCATAGAGGATCTTCAGGTAGCATCCACCCCGAAGCCGCGTCAATTTACAACCACACCCGGAACCAATACAGCACCCGTTCGCGCAATTTCTCCAGCCACGACCTATGCTTCCAGGCCTCCCAGACCACTTCCCGGGCGCCGGCCAGGTCCTTTCCGAATTGCGCCTCAAGGACCGCCGCGGGCTTCTCGTCGAAGCCGAAGAGGTTGACCTCGTGGTTCCGGAAAAAGCTCAAGTGATCCAGGTTGGCCGTGCCCACCGTGTACCAGGCCCCGTCGACCGAGGCGCTCTTGGCGTGCAGGATGCGTTCGGTGTACTCGAAGATCCGGACGCCGGCCCGGAGCATGCCGCCGTAGACCGCGCGCCCGGCCCAGCGCGCGATCGGCACGTCGCTCTCCCCCGCCGTCAGAATGCGCACGTCCACGCCCCTCCGCGCCGCCCGTTTCAGCGCGCGCCTCAGCCCCACGTCGGGCACGAAGTAGGGATTCGTGATGAAGATGCTCCTCCTGGCGTGGACAATCGCCGCCAGGTACTCCTGGCGGATCAAACTCCTCTTCTGCCAGCCGTAATTGGCGACAATTTCCCCGCGCGGCCTCCCCCAGTCGGCCGGGCGGGGCCTGCGGCCGAGCAGATCCCGCGGGCGTCGGCGGACGTCGTTCCACGACTCCTCAAAGAGGGCGCTCAAGCTCGCCACGAGACGCGGATCGGCCACCCGCGCCCCCGTGTCCCTCCACGCGGCGTCTCCGGAGGCAGCCCGCGAATACTCGTCCGCCAGGTTGAATCCCCCCAAGAAGGCGGTGTGCCCGTCGATCACAAAGAACTTCCGGTGCGTGCGGCGCGTGAGCTGGGTCCCCAAGGACAGGAGGGGGTGGAAGGACTTCACCGCGACGCCGGCATGGTCGAGCCGGAGAATAAATTCCTCCGACGTTCCCCGGCAACCGATGGCGTCATAGATCAGCCGGACCCGGACTCCGGCGGAGGCCTTCCGGATCAGGAGGTCGGCGAAGCGCACCCCCGTGCGGTCGCTGGCGAAGTAATAGAGCTCGACGTCGATGGACCGCGTCGCCAGGGCGAGGTCCCGTTCGAGGGCCTCGAAGTAGTCGTCTCCTTCAAAATAGAAACCGCCCTCCGCCATGAGGACCGACTGTACGCCATCCGAAGCGCTTTGCGAAACGGCGAAAATGTGCGATGAGTAGGGGATGAGAAAGGCGGCATGGGTCGTCGCGCTCGCCTTGACGGTCGCCTCTTCGGCGGTCCAGGCTGAAGAGCACTGCTGCCCCTGCCCTCACAGGGAAGCGGAGCCCGCCCCCGCCAAGAAAAAGGACTTGAACTTCGGCCTCCCGGTCGCCGGCGGACCCAATGCCGACAAGGCCGAGCCCATCGAGCTCAACCGCGACTACAGGCTCAATCACCATCAAAAAAAGGGGGCGAAGGATTATTTCTACCTCAAGCTCAAGCCCGGCGCGGAAATCACGCTGGGGCTCAAGGCCTTGGACAAGGGGATCGATCTCTCCTCCGGGCGGCCCAGGGAAACCTCAAAACCCTACGCCGGTGTGGAGCTTCAAGACCCCGAGGGCGAAAGGCTGGCCGCCCTTTCCATTGACGGCGAACCCCGCCGGCTCAGGCGGTCCGCCTATCAAGTCGTCCGGCCCGGCCGCTATGTCCTGGCCGTCGGAAGCGACACGGGGGACATGCACAAGGACCAGACGGTTTTCAAGGTGAGCCTCGTTCCCATGGACCTCGACTGCCCGGAGGGCGCGACTGGAGAAATCGACGTGGACGCGGCGGAGCCTCAAAGGAACTGCCTCGGTGGCGGCGATGAGCAGGATACCTTCCGTTTCAGGGCGCGCAAAAGGGAGATCTACCGGATCGACGCCGCCATGCCCGAGGGGACCGTCGCCGACTTGAGGGCGAAGCTGACGTATCGGAACCGGCTGAAGAAGACAAAAACCGTCGCCGAGGCGAGCGGTTCGGGCGGACGCGTCGCCCTGGAATCCGTGCGAATGCCCCAGGACGGCGACTATGTTCTCGAGGTGAGCCTCGCCAAGGCCTTGGCGGAAAATGTCCCCTACACGCTGACCCTGATCAAAACTTCGGGTCGTTAGGCCGCCTTTTCCAGACAGCATTTCTTATACTTCTTCCCGCTCCCGCACGGGCACGGGTCGTTGCGGCCGGTCTCGGGGCCGGTGTTGACGATGGGCGTCTTGGTGGGGGGCAGGATCGGCGATTCGCGGAAGCGCTTTTTTTGATCGTCCTTGGAGAGCTGGGCAATCTCCCAGCGCTCGTTCTCCGAGAGCCCGTTCTGCCACCACTCCACGCCCGGCTGGACGACCTCCGAGATCGCCTGCATGTTCTTGGGCACCTTTTTGCCCGTCGTCTCCTGATACCGCTCCAAGATGACCTTCAGGAGACGCTCCTGGGCCTTCTGGGTCTTTTCGTGGCGGTCCTTGGCCTCCTTGTGGGGGATGTTGTGGCGCTGTTCGAGGTCCTTCACGGCGCAATC is a window of bacterium DNA encoding:
- a CDS encoding phospholipase D-like domain-containing protein, translated to MAEGGFYFEGDDYFEALERDLALATRSIDVELYYFASDRTGVRFADLLIRKASAGVRVRLIYDAIGCRGTSEEFILRLDHAGVAVKSFHPLLSLGTQLTRRTHRKFFVIDGHTAFLGGFNLADEYSRAASGDAAWRDTGARVADPRLVASLSALFEESWNDVRRRPRDLLGRRPRPADWGRPRGEIVANYGWQKRSLIRQEYLAAIVHARRSIFITNPYFVPDVGLRRALKRAARRGVDVRILTAGESDVPIARWAGRAVYGGMLRAGVRIFEYTERILHAKSASVDGAWYTVGTANLDHLSFFRNHEVNLFGFDEKPAAVLEAQFGKDLAGAREVVWEAWKHRSWLEKLRERVLYWFRVWL
- a CDS encoding SEC-C metal-binding domain-containing protein — protein: MQQRFIEKRIQTKVEGEVLKWGRCLCGLCHKKGKMGTTTKPTVQKPVVVILCADCAVKDLEQRHNIPHKEAKDRHEKTQKAQERLLKVILERYQETTGKKVPKNMQAISEVVQPGVEWWQNGLSENERWEIAQLSKDDQKKRFRESPILPPTKTPIVNTGPETGRNDPCPCGSGKKYKKCCLEKAA